GGTGGAGGACACGGTGATCAGCCGCCCGCCGAACACGTCGTCCATGTAGGTCAGGCGCTTGTGGTTGATGTCGATGACCGTGACCTGCGCGCCCAGGCCCAGGGCCATCTTGGCCGCGTTGGCGCCGACCACGCCCGCCCCGAGGATGACCACGGAGCCGGGGGTCACGCCGGGCACGCCGCCCAGCAGGATGCCGCGCCCGCCCTGGGGCTTCTCCAGGTAGTGCGCCCCGACCTGGGTCGCCATGCGCCCGGCCACTTCGGACATGGGCGTGAGCAGCGGCAGGGAGCCGTCGGGCAGTTGCACGGTTTCGTAGGCGATGGCCGTGGTGCCCGCGTCCAGCAGGGCCTTGGTCAGCTTCTCCTCGGCGGCCAGGTGCAGGTAGGTGAACAGCAGCAGGTCGTCGCGCAAAAAGCCGTACTCCTCGGCCACGGGCTCCTTGACCTTGACGACCATCTGGGCGCCCCAGGCGGCCTCGCGGGAGACCAGCCGCGCCCCGGCGGCCTCATACTGGGCGTCGGACAGGCCGCTGCCCAGGCCCGCGCCAGCCTCCACCAGCACGGTGTGCCCGCGCCGGACCAGGGTTTCCACGCCGCCCGGGGTCATGGAGACCCGGTTCTCCAACGTCTTGATTTCCTTGGGAACGCCGATGATCATGGGATCCACCTCGCAGGAAGGATTGTGGTTTGCCGCCGGGCCCTGGGCGGCGCAGGCGCAGGCGCGCTAGTCCTGCCCGAAGAACCTCCTGCGCACCGCCCGGGGCAGGGGCACCCATTTGCGCTTGGCCTTCATGACCATGAAGGATTCGCTGGCCGCCACCCCGCCGATGGCCGAAAGCTCGTCGTTGATGAACGCGTAGAGATCGTCGGTGCCTTCGGGCAGCAGGACTTCGACCATGATGTCGTAGCGTCCCGTGACCACAGCCGCCCAGTTCACCTTGTCCAGGGCCGACACCTTCTGGAGCAT
This is a stretch of genomic DNA from Desulfocurvus vexinensis DSM 17965. It encodes these proteins:
- the ald gene encoding alanine dehydrogenase; this encodes MIIGVPKEIKTLENRVSMTPGGVETLVRRGHTVLVEAGAGLGSGLSDAQYEAAGARLVSREAAWGAQMVVKVKEPVAEEYGFLRDDLLLFTYLHLAAEEKLTKALLDAGTTAIAYETVQLPDGSLPLLTPMSEVAGRMATQVGAHYLEKPQGGRGILLGGVPGVTPGSVVILGAGVVGANAAKMALGLGAQVTVIDINHKRLTYMDDVFGGRLITVSSTEPNIRKAVQFADLLIGCVLIPGAKAPKLVTAEMVKTMKDGSVVVDVAIDQGGCIETIKPTTHKEPTYLVGNVVHYGVTNMPGAVPRTSTFALTNQTLPYAIKLADKGFDALRADNALLLGLNTHKGVLTCPAVGDAFGIEAVAPAQAL